The nucleotide window GTAAAAATAATCCATCGTTTTCAGAAAAAATTCATTCCATCATTTATGAATGGATATGAAAAATTATTAAGGAAATGTATAAAAGGAAGAAGACCATATTACCTGCTTTGGGGAACGGTTAGTGCATTAATCCTGGTATTTGCTGTTACAATAATATCAAAACAAAAAGTTATATTTTTTCCCCCGAATGAACCCAACAATATATATGTATATATTAAGATGCCTGTAGGTACAAGCCTTGAAGTAACAGATTCCGTTGCTAAAATTGTTGAAAAAAGGGTTTACAAAGTAGTTGGAGAAAATAATCCTATTGTTGAATCGGTAGTAACAAATGTAGCTCTTGGTGCTACCGATCCAATGGCTAATGATTATTCCGTAGCATCGCATAAAGCTAAAGTTACTGTTAATTTTGTTGAATATGCAGAACGAAACAGGTTTAATACTGTTGTTTTTGTTGATTCCATACGTAATGCTTTAACTGGTATTCCCGGCGCTGAATTCTCTGTTGAGGGAAATCTTATGGGTCCTCCTACAGGAAAGCCAATTAATGTTGAAATATCAGGCGACAACATTGATTCCCTTCTTCTCACATCGCATAAATTTGTGAAGTATCTCGAAGCATCGGGAATCGAAGGTATTGAAGACCTGAAATCAGACTTTGAAGAAAGCAAACCCGAAATCATAATTAATATTGATAGAGAAAGAGCTAACAAGGAAGGGCTTTCCACTGCCCTGATAGGTTCGGAAATGCATACTGCAATTTTTGGAACAGATGTTTCAAAATATAGAGAAGACGAGGATCAGTATCCGATACAATTGAGATATAAGGAATCACAACGCAAAAATATCGATGCCCTTTTGAACCTGGAAATAACTTATATGGATTATACTTCTTTCAAGCTTCGTCAAATTCCTTTATCTTCTGTTGCCAAATTAAGTTATGTGAACAGTTACGGGAGCATTAAACGTAAAAATTTGAAACGTGTAATTAATTTATCTTCCAATGTACTTTCAGGTTACACTGCCAATGAAGTTGTAGCGAATATCAATAACGCTATCAGAAGTTATAAAGCTCCTGAAGGTGTGGAATTAAAGATTACAGGTGAGCAGGAAGACCAGAAAGAATCAATGGATTTTTTAACAACGGCATTAATTCTTTCAATCGGTTTGATATTATTTATTCTTATTACGCAATTCAATTCAACAAGTAAACCTATAATAATTCTTGCAGAGGTTCTGTTTAGTATTATTGGTGTTTTGCTTGGGTATATGATTTTTGGAATGACCATCTCTATTGTCATGACAGGAGTTGGTGTTATTGCCCTTGCGGGTATCGTTGTACGAAACGGAATTCTTCTCGTTGAGTTTACTGATGTGTTGAAGGAGCGTGGTTTAAAAACCAGGGAAGCTATTATACAGGCTGGTAAAACACGTATCACTCCTGTGATCCTAACGGCTTCTGCAACCATCACCGGGCTGATACCTTTGGCTATTGGGTTTAATATTAATTTTGTTACTTTATTTACCGATTTAAATCCGCATATACATTTTGGTGGCGAAAACACTCAGTTTTTTGGAGGATTGTCATGGACAATTATTTTTGGGTTGAGCTTTGCAACATTCCTGACATTGATACTTGTTCCTGCAATGTATTTTATTGCACATGCAGCGAAACTTCGTTTAAAAAGAAATAAGTCAAAACGACTTTTCAGGAAAGGCTTGCCATACCTGAAGAATGCTCATACAGGTGATGATGATATTGATATAGAATCGCTGGTATAATATATTTATTAAGTAAAAAAGGCTGTTTCACTTATTTGGAACAGCCTCTTTTTTTTGTATTCATAAATTATTCCGATAACATATATACAATCGGTATAAGTTTTTTTAACGAATTTATCGTAAACAATTTTTAGTAAATTTGTGGGTTATATACTAAACTTTTTAGTAGCTTGAATTCAAAAATTGCACCCGGGAAATTATTAGCAACAATCAATTCTCCTGATGAACTTAGAAAACTGGACGAAGATGATTTGCCATTGCTTTGTTCAGAATTAAGGCAATATATTATTGATGTTGTTTCACATCACCCGGGGCATCTGGGTGCGAGTCTTGGTGCTGTGGAGCTTGCTGTTGCGATTCATTATGTTTTCAATACACCGTATGATAAATTGATTTGGGATGTTGGCCACCAGGCATATGCTCATAAAATTCTTACAGGCAGAAGAGACTCATTCCCTACAAACCGCACCTATAAAGGTATTAGCGGTTTTCCTAAAATGAGTGAAAGTGAATATGATGCTTTTGGCGTTGGTCATTCGTCAACATCTATCTCTGCAACGTTAGGAATGGCGATAGCTTCAAATCTTAATGGCGAGAAGGACAGGAATCATATTGCAGTAATTGGCGATGGCTCTATGACAGGCGGTATGGCTTTCGAGGCACTTAATCATGCCGGTGTTTCAAAATCAAATATTCTTATAATCCTGAATGATAACGGTATTGCAATTGACCAGAATGTGGGTGCGTTAAAAGAATATCTTACAGATATTACTACATCTAAGACATATAATAGAGTAAAAGATAAGATTTGGAATGTTCTTGGTCAGCGTGGCAGATACGGAAATAAGACACGTTCATTCGTTCAGAAAATTGAAAATGCAATTAAATTATCTATTTTCAGGCAGGGTAATATTTTTGAATCCCTGAACTTTCGTTATTTCGGTCCTGTTGATGGAAATGATATTTACAGATTAAAAAAAATTCTTTCTGATTTAAAACATATTCGCGGTCCCAAAATCCTTCATTGTATTACTATTAAAGGAAAAGGTTTTGAGCAGGCTGAAAAACAACAAACCAAATTTCATGCACCGGGTTTATTCAACAGCAAGACCGGCGAGATAATTGAAAAACCCGAAGAAAATAATAAACCACCGAAATATCAGATTGTTTTTGGTGAAACTATAATTGAACTTGCTGAAAAAAATCAGAAGATTGTTGGTGTTACTCCTGCAATGGCTACAGGCTGCTCATTGAACCTGATGATGGAGAAAATGCCCGACAGGGCTTTTGATGTGGGCATTGCTGAACAGCATGCCGTAACGTTCTCGGCAGGTATGGCAGTTCAGGGCTATGTGCCGTATTGCAATATTTATTCATCATTCCTG belongs to Bacteroidales bacterium and includes:
- a CDS encoding efflux RND transporter permease subunit, with protein sequence MDNKTSIYVVILIIAIFGIFSYINIPKEQFPEIVMPKIIVTTVYPGTTPYDIENLITRPLEKNMKSIKGVKKITSSSVQDYSIITVEFNTDVKISDAKQKVKDAIDKTANDLPPKTSLIGPDVMEVDLSELPIMNINISGDFELSKLKEYAEIIQDRIEALKEITRVDIIGAMNREIQINVDMYKMQAADLTLRDIQNAVAYENMTISSGSVDIIGMKRSIRVVGEFKDIESIGNIMIKSPLGAIVYIKDIAEIKDDFLERESYARFNNKNVLSLNVIKKSGENLLTASKQINEILSELKETKLPSKLNIDITGEQAKFTDRTLNELNNTIIIGFILVTLILMFFMGFTNAFFVGLSVPLSMCIAFMVLPGIDFTLNMLVMFSFLFALGIVVDDAIVVIENTHRIFKQGNGKLSIVKAAKLAAGEVFVPILSGTLTTLAPFFPLAFWPGIVGNFMFYIPITLIITLFASLVVAYIINPVFAVDFMEHDDHEKLEKPDKRKLLKVSGIMAGIALIFYIMQWIGLANLMVFFMVLYLFHNIYGVKIIHRFQKKFIPSFMNGYEKLLRKCIKGRRPYYLLWGTVSALILVFAVTIISKQKVIFFPPNEPNNIYVYIKMPVGTSLEVTDSVAKIVEKRVYKVVGENNPIVESVVTNVALGATDPMANDYSVASHKAKVTVNFVEYAERNRFNTVVFVDSIRNALTGIPGAEFSVEGNLMGPPTGKPINVEISGDNIDSLLLTSHKFVKYLEASGIEGIEDLKSDFEESKPEIIINIDRERANKEGLSTALIGSEMHTAIFGTDVSKYREDEDQYPIQLRYKESQRKNIDALLNLEITYMDYTSFKLRQIPLSSVAKLSYVNSYGSIKRKNLKRVINLSSNVLSGYTANEVVANINNAIRSYKAPEGVELKITGEQEDQKESMDFLTTALILSIGLILFILITQFNSTSKPIIILAEVLFSIIGVLLGYMIFGMTISIVMTGVGVIALAGIVVRNGILLVEFTDVLKERGLKTREAIIQAGKTRITPVILTASATITGLIPLAIGFNINFVTLFTDLNPHIHFGGENTQFFGGLSWTIIFGLSFATFLTLILVPAMYFIAHAAKLRLKRNKSKRLFRKGLPYLKNAHTGDDDIDIESLV
- the dxs gene encoding 1-deoxy-D-xylulose-5-phosphate synthase, producing the protein MNSKIAPGKLLATINSPDELRKLDEDDLPLLCSELRQYIIDVVSHHPGHLGASLGAVELAVAIHYVFNTPYDKLIWDVGHQAYAHKILTGRRDSFPTNRTYKGISGFPKMSESEYDAFGVGHSSTSISATLGMAIASNLNGEKDRNHIAVIGDGSMTGGMAFEALNHAGVSKSNILIILNDNGIAIDQNVGALKEYLTDITTSKTYNRVKDKIWNVLGQRGRYGNKTRSFVQKIENAIKLSIFRQGNIFESLNFRYFGPVDGNDIYRLKKILSDLKHIRGPKILHCITIKGKGFEQAEKQQTKFHAPGLFNSKTGEIIEKPEENNKPPKYQIVFGETIIELAEKNQKIVGVTPAMATGCSLNLMMEKMPDRAFDVGIAEQHAVTFSAGMAVQGYVPYCNIYSSFLQRAYDQIIHDVALQNLHVVFCIDRGGLVGDDGATHHGAFDLAFLRSVPNMIIAAPMNEVELRNLMFTAQTKNTGPYAIRYPRGNGVIPDWKKDFSEIEIGKGEKLKDGNDLAILTVGHVGNFVAEAIRILEIENISIAHYNMRFVKPVDAQMLFEVSEKFRNVITVEDGTIIGGFGSAVMEFISDNNLNVNVKRLGIPDRFVEHGSPKELYDECGYHVNGIIKSVKEVLKRKYETI